In Lysobacter lycopersici, a genomic segment contains:
- the rmuC gene encoding DNA recombination protein RmuC — translation MDTQTLLLIGTVLAALAVVLLIVLLLRRPERALENALREEQREGRGELRGQLADSIQRTDARLDELRAALTDDAHKSRNGLAARQQQFEESLAARLRELGDRNTQTLGELRATLESQLKSLQAGNEQKLEQMRATVDEKLQATLETRLGESFRLVSERLEAVQRGLGEMQSLASGVGDLKRVLTNVKDRGTFGETQLGALLEQILTREQYAANVATLPGSNERVEFALKLPGSADGTVWLPVDAKFPREDYERLLDAHERADVALAQQAGQALERRLRDEAKKIREKYVGPPHTTDFALLFLPTEGLYAEAIRRPGLFDALQREHRITLVGPTTLLAVLNALQMGFRTLAIEKRSSEVWQLLGTVKTEFGKFAGVLESADKQLNTVQNSLKQAGVRTRAIERQLRGVEALPGSEAQGALGLDEDAPRD, via the coding sequence ATGGACACCCAGACCCTGCTGCTGATCGGAACCGTGCTGGCGGCGCTGGCCGTGGTGCTGTTGATCGTACTCCTGCTCCGCCGCCCGGAACGCGCGCTGGAAAACGCCTTGCGCGAGGAGCAGCGGGAAGGGCGGGGCGAGTTGCGCGGGCAGCTGGCCGATTCCATCCAGCGCACCGACGCGCGGCTGGACGAACTGCGCGCCGCACTGACCGACGACGCGCACAAATCGCGCAACGGCCTGGCCGCGCGCCAGCAGCAATTCGAGGAAAGCCTTGCTGCGCGATTGCGCGAACTCGGCGACCGCAACACGCAGACCCTGGGCGAACTGCGCGCCACGCTGGAATCGCAACTGAAGTCGCTGCAGGCCGGCAACGAACAGAAGCTGGAGCAGATGCGCGCGACGGTGGACGAGAAATTGCAGGCCACGCTCGAAACGCGGCTGGGCGAGAGTTTCCGTCTCGTGTCGGAGCGGCTGGAAGCGGTGCAGCGCGGCCTCGGCGAAATGCAGTCGCTGGCCAGCGGCGTCGGAGATTTGAAGCGCGTGCTGACCAACGTCAAGGACCGCGGCACCTTCGGCGAAACCCAGCTCGGCGCGCTGCTGGAACAGATCCTCACCCGCGAACAGTACGCGGCGAACGTGGCGACCTTGCCGGGTTCGAATGAACGCGTGGAATTCGCGCTGAAATTGCCGGGAAGCGCGGACGGCACGGTGTGGCTGCCGGTGGACGCGAAGTTCCCGCGCGAGGATTACGAACGCCTGCTCGACGCGCACGAACGCGCCGATGTGGCGCTGGCGCAGCAGGCGGGGCAGGCGCTGGAGCGGCGTTTGCGCGACGAGGCGAAGAAGATCCGCGAGAAATACGTCGGTCCGCCGCACACCACCGATTTCGCGCTGCTGTTCCTGCCGACCGAAGGCCTGTACGCCGAGGCGATCCGCCGGCCGGGGCTGTTCGACGCGCTGCAACGCGAGCATCGCATCACCCTGGTCGGGCCGACCACGCTGCTCGCGGTGTTGAACGCGCTGCAGATGGGCTTCCGCACGCTGGCCATCGAAAAGCGTTCCAGCGAGGTCTGGCAATTGCTGGGCACGGTCAAGACCGAATTCGGCAAGTTCGCCGGCGTGCTGGAAAGCGCCGACAAGCAGCTGAATACCGTGCAGAACAGCCTCAAGCAGGCCGGCGTGCGCACGCGCGCGATCGAACGGCAGTTGCGCGGGGTGGAAGCGCTGCCCGGCAGCGAAGCGCAGGGCGCGCTCGGCCTCGACGAAGACGCGCCGCGCGACTGA
- a CDS encoding DUF2971 domain-containing protein, whose product MSIIYGLKDSDRYIYHYTKPDKAIEYILRNKTLLLNSFARTNDPKESKDWRLTPWTTNPLPSNDFLDESLPKVIASKLKLPIHLACFCTDAPDLSGSHLDDILLRGLARPRMWAQYAQDHEGFCLVFDKEKILSQMRQQFSKNSFLFGLVSYKDRSFVTSLEPNAFRLEFDKLQELGTEAYVRAHMLTYFKELYFEKLEDWRDEREWRVLMLDHYGEPPLIDIRESLVSVIHGASTSVEDSGRAVSLTSELGITHTRLYWINHSPWYDLGSVPWSHA is encoded by the coding sequence ATGTCGATTATCTACGGCCTCAAAGATAGCGATCGATACATCTATCACTACACCAAGCCCGACAAGGCCATCGAATACATTCTGCGTAATAAAACTTTGCTACTAAATTCTTTTGCAAGAACAAACGATCCGAAAGAATCGAAAGACTGGCGGCTCACGCCTTGGACCACCAATCCTTTGCCGTCTAACGATTTCCTTGACGAGTCTTTGCCAAAAGTAATTGCTAGCAAGCTAAAGCTGCCCATTCACCTCGCTTGCTTCTGCACAGATGCGCCAGACCTTTCTGGCAGCCACTTAGACGACATTCTACTGAGAGGGCTGGCCAGGCCACGAATGTGGGCGCAATACGCGCAAGACCACGAAGGCTTCTGTCTCGTCTTTGATAAAGAAAAGATCCTTTCACAGATGAGGCAGCAATTTTCCAAGAATTCGTTTTTATTCGGCCTTGTTTCTTACAAGGATCGCTCTTTTGTAACCAGCCTTGAACCTAATGCGTTTCGCCTTGAATTCGACAAACTGCAAGAGCTTGGGACTGAAGCATACGTGAGAGCACATATGCTCACTTATTTCAAGGAACTTTATTTCGAAAAGCTTGAGGACTGGCGCGATGAAAGAGAGTGGCGCGTTCTGATGTTAGATCACTATGGAGAGCCTCCTCTAATTGATATCCGAGAATCGCTGGTTAGCGTGATACACGGTGCAAGTACGAGCGTCGAAGATAGTGGCCGTGCTGTTTCTCTCACATCTGAGTTAGGAATCACACACACTCGCCTTTACTGGATCAATCACTCGCCTTGGTACGACCTTGGAAGCGTGCCTTGGTCCCATGCCTGA
- a CDS encoding DUF998 domain-containing protein — protein sequence MPATAITIVAALYLFVALIALAPRKPGYSHFRHSISEIGETGAPHQRFVALGLFLPVGLALLLVAFLLRPALPAAATALALCLAIGYIGAAVFPCDPGSPMSGTWRQGLHNLAGGVEYIGGGFALMALSENLGQPFKLAGFIVLGAAIAISVVPSSPVRGLIQRIAETCLFGGLAWASWQAA from the coding sequence ATGCCGGCAACCGCAATCACCATCGTCGCCGCGCTGTACCTGTTCGTCGCGTTGATCGCGCTCGCGCCGCGCAAACCGGGCTACAGCCACTTCCGGCATTCCATCAGTGAAATCGGCGAAACCGGCGCGCCGCACCAGCGCTTCGTGGCGCTTGGCCTGTTCCTTCCCGTCGGCCTGGCCCTGCTGCTCGTCGCCTTCCTGCTTCGTCCCGCGCTGCCCGCGGCGGCGACGGCGCTCGCGCTGTGCCTCGCCATCGGCTACATCGGCGCGGCCGTGTTTCCCTGCGACCCCGGCTCGCCCATGTCCGGTACGTGGCGACAGGGCCTGCACAACCTCGCCGGCGGCGTGGAATACATCGGCGGCGGCTTCGCGCTGATGGCGCTCTCCGAAAACCTCGGACAGCCCTTCAAACTCGCCGGGTTCATCGTGCTCGGCGCCGCGATCGCGATTTCCGTCGTTCCTTCCAGTCCTGTTCGCGGCCTCATCCAGCGCATCGCGGAAACCTGCCTGTTCGGCGGCCTCGCGTGGGCTTCGTGGCAGGCCGCGTAA
- a CDS encoding DUF6868 family protein translates to MHDHLVFRFLLFSTLINYAVLIAWFLAFVNAREWMRGLHGRWFRLPDATFDAIHYGGMAVYKIGILLFNLMPLLALLLLRR, encoded by the coding sequence ATGCACGACCACCTCGTCTTCCGCTTCCTGCTGTTCTCGACGCTCATCAACTACGCGGTGCTGATCGCCTGGTTCCTCGCCTTCGTCAACGCGCGCGAATGGATGCGCGGCTTGCACGGGCGCTGGTTCAGGCTGCCGGACGCGACCTTCGACGCGATCCACTACGGCGGCATGGCCGTGTACAAGATCGGCATCCTGTTGTTCAACCTGATGCCGCTGCTGGCGTTGTTGCTGCTGCGCCGCTGA
- a CDS encoding DUF3052 family protein — protein MAGYSGTPLPKKLGLAPGMRVCAIGCEGYVELVGAANLDLAMQAKPGSTTDLVHLFATRRGELEKRLPALRKALQPDAVVWVSWPKKASKVQTDIVEDTIREIALPLGFVDVKVCAVDAVWSGLKLVVRKDLR, from the coding sequence ATGGCCGGGTATTCCGGAACGCCATTGCCGAAGAAACTCGGGCTCGCGCCGGGCATGCGCGTCTGCGCCATCGGTTGCGAGGGTTACGTCGAGCTGGTCGGCGCGGCGAACCTCGATCTCGCGATGCAGGCGAAACCCGGTTCGACCACCGACCTCGTACACCTGTTCGCCACACGACGCGGCGAACTCGAAAAGCGACTACCGGCATTGCGCAAGGCCTTGCAACCGGACGCCGTGGTCTGGGTGTCGTGGCCGAAGAAAGCCTCGAAAGTCCAAACCGACATCGTTGAAGACACGATCCGCGAGATCGCGCTGCCGCTGGGTTTCGTCGACGTCAAGGTCTGCGCGGTCGACGCGGTCTGGTCCGGGCTGAAGCTGGTGGTGCGGAAAGACCTTCGCTGA
- a CDS encoding methyltransferase family protein — MPPFFEHGLRACWFVVIAYWIWSARRVKAPKLRESLAKRFLVHWLPLIVAVYLLGPGEWFGHSPLREQFVPHTTLVYSLGLLLCVAGAALAIWSRAILGANWSAQVQIKQGHELIQRGPYALVRHPIYTGLILLFAGNAVMVGDWRGVLAVAIVVVSFWRKYLLEEKLMTQEFGQAYLDYRKRTYPLFPPLRLSA; from the coding sequence ATGCCCCCCTTCTTCGAACACGGATTGCGCGCCTGCTGGTTCGTCGTCATCGCTTACTGGATCTGGTCCGCGCGCCGGGTCAAGGCGCCCAAGCTGCGCGAATCGCTGGCGAAGCGCTTCCTCGTTCACTGGCTGCCTCTGATCGTCGCGGTGTACCTGCTCGGCCCGGGCGAATGGTTCGGGCATTCGCCGCTGCGCGAACAGTTCGTGCCGCATACGACGCTCGTGTATTCGCTCGGACTGCTGCTGTGCGTGGCCGGCGCGGCGTTGGCGATCTGGTCGCGCGCGATCCTCGGCGCGAACTGGAGCGCGCAGGTGCAGATCAAGCAGGGGCATGAATTGATCCAACGCGGGCCGTACGCACTGGTCCGCCACCCGATCTACACCGGGCTGATCCTGCTGTTCGCCGGCAACGCAGTGATGGTCGGCGACTGGCGCGGGGTGCTCGCGGTGGCGATCGTCGTGGTGTCGTTCTGGCGCAAATACCTGCTGGAGGAAAAGCTGATGACGCAGGAATTCGGCCAGGCCTACCTCGACTACCGCAAGCGCACGTATCCGCTGTTCCCGCCGCTGCGCCTCTCGGCCTGA
- a CDS encoding DUF5694 domain-containing protein: MAMKKCVAAFALCLSLSPAGFAQERVDLSTLDAAMPGPRTQVLVLGTVHLSQGGPEKFDPAALQPVLQRLAAYKPDIITIEGLSGETCEVMRHRVAYKQAIEDYCPDVAPAQAALGIDTWAALDQVDATLKAWPSQPAPSQRRHLAALFLAAGDPSSAMVQWLQLPDAERHAGDGLDDALAQGLRKRESGRNENVQIAARLAARLGLQRVFPVDDHTGDNLDIDDEDAFGKAITEAWHGASAEALKSREHVDALHKSGDMLATYRAVNSPEVLRLAIASDFGQALAEPSPQRYGRQYVGGWETRNLRMAANVHATFREHPGARVLSVVGSSHKPWFDGLLEQMQGVDIVDAEQVLE; encoded by the coding sequence ATGGCCATGAAGAAGTGTGTCGCCGCGTTCGCGTTGTGCCTGTCGCTGTCGCCTGCGGGTTTCGCACAAGAGCGCGTCGACCTGTCGACGCTGGACGCGGCCATGCCCGGCCCGCGCACGCAGGTGCTGGTGCTCGGTACGGTGCACCTGTCGCAGGGTGGGCCGGAGAAATTCGATCCCGCCGCGTTGCAGCCGGTGCTGCAACGGCTGGCCGCGTACAAGCCGGACATCATCACCATCGAAGGACTCTCGGGCGAAACCTGCGAAGTCATGCGCCATCGCGTCGCCTACAAGCAGGCGATCGAGGACTACTGCCCCGACGTCGCGCCCGCACAGGCCGCGCTCGGCATCGATACCTGGGCCGCGCTCGACCAGGTCGACGCCACGCTCAAGGCCTGGCCATCGCAACCCGCGCCTTCGCAACGCCGCCACCTCGCCGCGTTGTTCCTCGCCGCCGGCGATCCGTCCTCGGCGATGGTGCAATGGCTGCAATTGCCCGATGCCGAGCGCCATGCCGGCGACGGGCTCGACGACGCGCTGGCGCAAGGACTGCGCAAGCGCGAATCCGGCCGCAACGAGAACGTGCAGATCGCGGCGCGGCTCGCCGCGCGACTCGGCCTGCAGCGCGTGTTCCCGGTCGACGACCACACCGGCGACAACCTCGACATCGACGACGAAGACGCCTTCGGCAAGGCGATCACCGAGGCCTGGCATGGCGCCAGCGCGGAAGCATTGAAGTCGCGCGAACACGTGGATGCGCTGCACAAGTCCGGCGACATGCTCGCGACCTATCGCGCGGTCAATTCGCCGGAGGTGCTGCGGCTCGCCATCGCCAGCGATTTCGGCCAGGCGCTGGCGGAACCATCGCCGCAACGCTACGGCCGGCAGTACGTCGGCGGTTGGGAAACCCGCAACCTGCGCATGGCCGCGAACGTGCACGCCACTTTCCGCGAACATCCCGGTGCGCGCGTGCTGTCGGTGGTTGGTTCCTCGCACAAGCCCTGGTTCGACGGCCTGCTCGAGCAGATGCAGGGCGTTGACATCGTCGACGCGGAACAGGTGTTGGAGTAG
- a CDS encoding class I SAM-dependent rRNA methyltransferase — translation MNEPLPTVRLKNAWHSTHPWIFQRLVEKPAQRPKPGSIVEVAGVDGTWIGRGFYNGHSRIALRMLETDPDVAVDAAWFARKIGEAVNLRRDILKLDEISNAWRVFHSEGDGISGLVIDRYDDLLVVEFFSAGAWRHREWIFNALRELYPGCRFHSFADEHVQKQESFDYKDTLGTQPAVVTEYGIKFRADPAGAHKTGFFADQRENREWLSHQCEGKRVLDLCCNTGGFAVYAAARGASEVVGIDIDAAVIDIAKENAHLNKVRPRFVQADIFPWLRDAANNGERFDVVILDPAKMTRDREQVIAALKKYLDMNKLALGVVKPGGLFATFSCTGLVSEEQFLDMLRRAAFYAGRTVQVLKVAGAGPDHPFLAQVPESRYLKAVFCRVVD, via the coding sequence ATGAACGAGCCGCTGCCCACCGTCCGCCTCAAGAACGCCTGGCATTCCACCCACCCGTGGATCTTCCAGCGCCTGGTCGAGAAGCCCGCGCAGCGGCCCAAGCCGGGCAGCATCGTCGAGGTGGCCGGCGTGGACGGGACCTGGATCGGCCGCGGTTTCTACAACGGCCATTCTCGCATCGCCCTGCGCATGCTCGAGACCGATCCGGATGTCGCGGTGGATGCCGCGTGGTTCGCGCGCAAGATCGGAGAAGCCGTCAATCTCCGCCGCGACATCCTCAAGCTCGACGAAATTTCGAACGCATGGCGCGTGTTCCATAGCGAGGGCGACGGCATCAGTGGCCTGGTGATCGACCGCTACGACGACCTGCTCGTGGTCGAATTCTTCAGCGCCGGCGCGTGGCGGCACCGCGAATGGATCTTCAACGCGCTGCGCGAGCTGTACCCCGGTTGCCGCTTCCACAGCTTCGCCGACGAACACGTGCAGAAGCAGGAAAGCTTCGACTACAAGGACACGCTCGGCACGCAGCCGGCGGTGGTCACCGAATACGGCATCAAATTCCGCGCCGATCCGGCCGGCGCGCACAAGACCGGCTTCTTCGCCGACCAGCGTGAGAACCGCGAATGGCTGTCTCACCAGTGCGAGGGCAAGCGCGTGCTCGACCTGTGCTGCAACACCGGCGGTTTCGCGGTGTACGCCGCGGCGCGCGGCGCGAGCGAGGTGGTCGGCATCGACATCGATGCGGCTGTGATCGACATCGCGAAGGAGAACGCGCATCTCAACAAGGTGCGTCCGCGCTTCGTGCAGGCCGACATCTTCCCGTGGTTGCGCGATGCGGCGAACAACGGCGAGCGCTTCGACGTGGTGATCCTCGATCCGGCCAAGATGACCCGCGACCGCGAGCAGGTCATCGCCGCGCTGAAGAAATACCTCGACATGAACAAGCTCGCGCTGGGCGTGGTCAAGCCGGGTGGCTTGTTCGCCACGTTCTCGTGCACGGGACTCGTCAGCGAGGAACAGTTCCTCGACATGCTGCGCCGCGCCGCGTTCTACGCCGGGCGCACGGTGCAGGTGCTGAAGGTCGCAGGCGCCGGCCCCGATCATCCGTTCCTGGCGCAGGTTCCGGAATCGCGCTACCTCAAGGCGGTGTTCTGTCGGGTCGTGGACTGA
- a CDS encoding TerC family protein, with product MDTIGSPMLWLVFGGVVIAALLVDLVLMRHGGPHKVTFKEAAWWSLGWIALAMAFNAWLWRHGVQQFGVEAGNRIGMEFLTGYLVEKALAVDNIFVFLMIFSYFAVPEVQRQRVLVIGIIGAIMLRAILIFAGALLLAKFHWILYLFGAFLLLTGIKMALAAGKEPNLEVNPALRWMRGHLKLTDGYHGNAFSVLRDGTRWYTPLFVVVALVAVTDVIFAVDSIPAIFAITDDPFIVLTSNVFAVLGLRAMFFLLQGMADRFHLLPYGLALVLAFIGVKMLLVDVYKIPVLASLGVVAAIIGATVVLSLLRPRPDPR from the coding sequence ATGGACACGATCGGTTCCCCCATGCTCTGGCTGGTGTTCGGCGGCGTCGTGATCGCCGCGCTGCTGGTCGACCTGGTGCTGATGCGCCACGGCGGCCCGCACAAGGTCACGTTCAAGGAAGCCGCGTGGTGGAGCCTGGGCTGGATCGCGCTGGCGATGGCCTTCAATGCCTGGCTGTGGCGCCACGGCGTGCAGCAGTTCGGCGTCGAGGCCGGCAACCGCATCGGCATGGAATTCCTGACCGGCTACCTAGTCGAGAAGGCGCTGGCGGTCGACAACATCTTCGTGTTCCTGATGATCTTCAGCTACTTCGCGGTGCCGGAGGTGCAGCGACAACGGGTGCTGGTGATCGGCATCATCGGCGCGATCATGCTTCGCGCGATCCTGATCTTCGCCGGCGCGCTGCTGCTGGCGAAGTTCCACTGGATCCTCTACCTGTTCGGCGCGTTCCTGCTGCTGACCGGAATCAAGATGGCGCTGGCCGCGGGCAAGGAACCGAACCTCGAGGTCAACCCGGCGCTGCGCTGGATGCGCGGCCACCTCAAGCTCACCGACGGCTACCACGGCAACGCGTTCAGCGTGCTGCGCGACGGTACTCGCTGGTACACGCCGCTGTTCGTCGTGGTCGCGCTGGTGGCGGTGACCGACGTGATCTTCGCGGTGGATTCGATCCCGGCGATCTTCGCGATCACCGACGATCCGTTCATCGTGCTGACCTCCAACGTGTTCGCGGTGCTCGGCCTGCGCGCGATGTTCTTCCTGCTGCAGGGCATGGCCGATCGCTTCCACCTGCTGCCCTACGGACTGGCGCTGGTGCTGGCCTTCATCGGCGTGAAGATGCTGCTGGTGGATGTCTACAAGATCCCGGTCCTGGCGTCGCTCGGCGTGGTCGCCGCGATCATCGGCGCGACCGTGGTCCTGAGCCTGCTGCGCCCGCGGCCGGATCCGCGCTGA
- a CDS encoding rhomboid family intramembrane serine protease, translating into MPQAELPPDTPAQRRADHRRLLGAFNAALASVLLLCVSYAAQQGFDWAPWAVIPGSLSGLRGILTAPLLHGSGAHLLMNALSLLALGSLSGIAYPKATLRALPLLWIGSGLGAWLLGEPGSHHLGASGVAHGLGFLLFTLGLLRRDRAAIATGMLAFAFFGGMLLTIFPRELGVSWQSHLGGALAGVLSAFLFRHADPILPRRKYSWELEEELAAQQAAHERDSLEPPSPTEVPVLWRRDDAPHGIVLRFPERRD; encoded by the coding sequence CTGCCGCAGGCCGAACTTCCGCCCGACACCCCCGCGCAACGCCGCGCCGACCACCGGCGCCTGCTCGGCGCGTTCAATGCCGCGCTCGCCAGCGTGCTGCTGCTGTGCGTCTCCTACGCCGCGCAGCAGGGCTTCGACTGGGCGCCTTGGGCGGTGATCCCCGGTTCGCTGTCGGGATTGCGCGGCATCCTGACCGCACCGCTGCTGCATGGTTCCGGCGCGCATTTGTTGATGAATGCCTTGTCGCTGCTGGCGCTGGGTTCGCTCTCCGGCATCGCCTATCCGAAGGCGACGCTGCGCGCGCTGCCGTTGTTGTGGATCGGTTCCGGCCTGGGCGCGTGGTTGCTGGGCGAACCCGGCAGCCATCATCTCGGTGCCAGCGGCGTGGCGCATGGCCTCGGCTTTCTGCTGTTCACCCTCGGCCTGCTGCGCCGCGACCGCGCCGCGATCGCCACCGGCATGCTCGCCTTCGCGTTCTTCGGCGGCATGCTGCTGACGATTTTCCCGCGCGAACTCGGCGTGTCCTGGCAATCGCACCTCGGCGGCGCGCTGGCCGGCGTGCTGTCCGCGTTCCTGTTCCGCCACGCGGATCCGATCCTGCCGCGGCGCAAGTACAGTTGGGAGCTTGAGGAAGAACTCGCCGCGCAACAGGCCGCGCACGAACGCGATTCTCTGGAACCGCCATCGCCGACCGAGGTGCCGGTGCTGTGGCGCCGCGACGATGCGCCGCACGGCATCGTGCTGCGTTTCCCCGAGCGTCGCGACTGA
- a CDS encoding pyrimidine dimer DNA glycosylase/endonuclease V, protein MRLWSLHPRYLDPQGLVALWRETLLARKVLRGETRGYRHHPQLQRFREARDPLAAIDAYLAAVQAEATARGYAFDPSKFDASARAEPIAVARGQLKHEWSHLMCKLEVRSPELHARWRDLQRPRAHPSFRVVPGGVADWERAG, encoded by the coding sequence GTGCGCCTGTGGAGCCTGCATCCGCGCTACCTCGACCCGCAGGGCCTGGTCGCGCTGTGGCGGGAAACCCTGCTCGCGCGCAAGGTGCTGCGCGGCGAAACCCGCGGCTATCGCCACCATCCGCAGCTGCAGCGTTTCCGCGAAGCGCGCGATCCGCTCGCCGCGATCGACGCCTACCTCGCCGCGGTGCAGGCCGAGGCGACGGCGCGCGGCTATGCATTCGATCCTTCCAAGTTCGATGCGAGTGCGCGGGCAGAACCGATCGCGGTGGCGCGCGGCCAGCTCAAGCACGAATGGTCGCACCTCATGTGCAAGCTCGAAGTTCGCAGTCCGGAACTGCACGCACGCTGGCGCGACCTGCAACGACCGCGCGCGCATCCGTCGTTCCGGGTGGTGCCGGGCGGAGTCGCGGACTGGGAACGCGCCGGCTGA
- a CDS encoding DUF2238 domain-containing protein, which yields MPASIAVPPTAVERRILLALVVGALLLSLAIAHDRLTWLLETVWVMLALPLIAWKWKSFPLTRLLCWLLAAHALVLIHGGAYTYAQTPAGFWLQELLHTARNPWDRVGHWMQGFVPAILARELLLRLTPLRRGGWLVYLVLAACLSFSAFFELIEWWSALAFGADADAFLATQGDPWDTQWDMFLCLCGAIASLLLLSRLHNRQLGAAVLAGK from the coding sequence ATGCCCGCATCCATTGCCGTGCCGCCCACGGCGGTCGAACGCCGCATATTGCTGGCGCTGGTCGTCGGCGCATTGCTGCTGTCGCTGGCCATCGCCCACGACCGGCTCACCTGGTTGCTGGAAACGGTCTGGGTGATGCTGGCGTTGCCGCTGATCGCGTGGAAATGGAAATCCTTCCCGCTGACGCGCCTGCTGTGCTGGCTGCTGGCCGCGCACGCGCTGGTGCTGATCCACGGCGGCGCCTACACCTACGCGCAAACGCCGGCCGGTTTCTGGTTGCAGGAGCTGTTGCACACCGCGCGCAATCCCTGGGATCGGGTCGGCCACTGGATGCAGGGCTTCGTGCCGGCGATCCTCGCGCGCGAATTGCTGTTGCGGCTCACGCCCTTGCGCCGTGGCGGTTGGCTGGTCTACCTCGTGCTCGCGGCATGCTTGAGCTTTTCGGCCTTCTTCGAATTGATCGAATGGTGGAGCGCGCTGGCCTTCGGCGCCGATGCCGATGCCTTCCTCGCTACCCAGGGCGATCCCTGGGACACGCAATGGGACATGTTCCTGTGCCTGTGCGGCGCGATCGCGTCGTTGCTGTTGTTGTCGCGGCTGCACAATCGCCAGCTCGGCGCGGCAGTGCTCGCGGGGAAGTGA
- the phhA gene encoding phenylalanine 4-monooxygenase has product MDNKPARLENLHTDKGKVPVYATGIVTQPWDDYSATDHDVWRRLYERQRRLLVGRAADEFLAAQDAMGMTPDRIPKFADMDQALRDATGWTLVGVEGLLPELDFFDHLANRRFPVTWWIRRPDQVDYIEEPDLFHDLFGHVPLLMNPVFADYMAAYGRGGVKAHGIGPEALQMLTRLYWYTVEFGLIRQKDGLRIYGSGIVSSKGESIHCLDSDAPNRIGFDLERIMRTRYRIDTYQKTYFVIDSFEQLMDATRPDFTPIYARLASRDSIPAGDVLEGDLVFNKGTGEGWATDADV; this is encoded by the coding sequence ATGGACAACAAGCCCGCCCGCCTCGAGAACCTGCACACCGACAAGGGCAAGGTGCCGGTGTACGCGACCGGGATCGTCACCCAGCCGTGGGACGACTACAGCGCCACCGACCACGACGTGTGGCGCCGCCTGTACGAACGCCAGCGCCGACTCCTCGTCGGCCGCGCTGCGGACGAATTCCTCGCCGCGCAGGACGCGATGGGCATGACGCCCGACCGCATCCCGAAGTTCGCCGACATGGACCAGGCGTTGCGCGACGCGACCGGCTGGACGCTGGTGGGTGTCGAAGGCCTGTTGCCGGAACTCGATTTCTTCGACCACCTCGCCAACCGCCGCTTCCCGGTGACGTGGTGGATCCGTCGCCCCGACCAGGTCGACTACATCGAGGAACCGGATCTTTTCCACGACCTGTTCGGGCACGTGCCGCTGCTGATGAACCCGGTGTTCGCCGACTACATGGCCGCCTACGGCCGCGGCGGGGTGAAGGCGCACGGCATCGGCCCCGAGGCGTTGCAGATGCTGACGCGCCTGTACTGGTACACGGTGGAGTTCGGCCTGATCCGGCAGAAGGATGGCCTGCGCATCTACGGCAGCGGCATCGTGTCGTCGAAGGGCGAATCGATCCATTGCCTCGACAGCGATGCGCCGAACCGCATCGGCTTCGACCTCGAGCGGATCATGCGCACGCGCTACCGCATCGACACCTACCAGAAGACCTACTTCGTCATCGACAGCTTCGAACAGCTGATGGACGCGACGCGCCCGGACTTCACCCCGATCTACGCACGCCTCGCCTCGCGGGATTCGATTCCCGCGGGCGACGTGCTCGAAGGCGACCTCGTGTTCAACAAGGGAACCGGCGAGGGCTGGGCGACCGACGCGGACGTCTAA